From the genome of Arvicola amphibius chromosome 9, mArvAmp1.2, whole genome shotgun sequence, one region includes:
- the Tcte1 gene encoding dynein regulatory complex subunit 5: protein MQDSPSATSGPKSHSQSAFNLQRQASIVGGASSGALPLKTSPNPAPIHLKPKTPNVRRMRRIISEDAEWTLAIVPLLTELCIQHIVKNFQNNPILKQLLPEHQKKVLSHLPHDLPLTVTANLIDDENYWHRCCIKRWSVCHVAKHGGSWKRMFFERHLENLLKLFIPGTTDPNVILDLLPLCRNYVRRIQVDQFLPPVRLPTPPLAEDQSDSGSEGEGNEPEKDHYQLESLVAGLKHLEELDLVYGVKDCGMNFEWNLFLFTFRDCQSLAATIKACHTLKVFRLTRSKVDDDKARILIRSLLDHPALEELDLSHNLIGDRGARAAAKLLSHSRLRVLNLANNQVRAPGAQSLAHALAHNTNLVSLNLHLNCIEDEGGQAIAHALETNKCLTTLHLGGNELSEPTATLLSQVLPVNTTLISLNLSCNHIGLDGGKQLLEGMSDNKTILEFDLRLSDVSQESEYLIGQALHANREATRQRTLSPGYFMAPITNNSTENSVG from the exons ATGCAGGACAGCCCGTCAGCAACATCTGGCCCCAAGTCTCACAGCCAGTCCGCGTTCAACCTCCAGCGCCAGGCctccattgtaggtggtgccagcTCAGGGGCGCTACCCTTAAAGACTTCCCCAAACCCCGCTCCAATCCACCTGAAGCCCAAGACCCCAAATGTACGGCGCATGCGCCGGATCATCTCCGAGGACGCAGAGTGGACTCTTGCCATTGTACCACTCCTTACAGAACTCTGCATTCAACATATCGTCAAGAACTTCCAGA ACAACCCTATCCTGAAGCAGCTGCTCCCAGAACACCAGAAGAAGGTCCTGAGCCACCTGCCCCATGACCTGCCACTGACGGTGACTGCCAACTTGATCGATGACGAGAACTATTGGCACCGCTGCTGTATCAAGCGCTGGTCCGTGTGCCACGTGGCCAAGCACGGCGGGAGCTGGAAGCGTATGTTCTTTGAGAGACACCTGGAAAACCTGCTGAAGCTCTTCATCCCGGGCACCACGGACCCCAATGTGATCCTGGACCTGCTGCCCCTCTGCAGGAACTACGTGCGCCGCATCCAAGTGGATCAGTTCCTCCCACCTGTGAGGCTGCCAACCCCGCCCCTGGCTGAGGACCAGTCCGACTCTGGCAGTGAGGGAGAGGGGAATGAGCCTGAGAAGGACCACTACCAGCTGGAGAGTCTGGTGGCTGGCCTCAAGCACCTGGAGGAGCTGGACCTGGTGTACGGCGTCAAAGACTGTGGCATGAACTTCGAGTGGAACCTCTTCCTCTTCACCTTTCGAGACTGCCAGTCTCTGGCAGCCACCATCAAAGCTTGCCACACCCTCAAG GTCTTCAGGCTGACCCGAAGTAAGGTGGATGATGACAAGGCACGCATCCTAATCCGGAGCCTGCTGGACCACCCAGCTCTTGAGGAGCTGGATCTGTCCCACAACCTCATTGGGGACCGTGGCGCGCGAGCAGCGGCCAAATTGCTGAGCCACAGTCGCCTGCGAGTGCTCAACCTTGCCAATAACCAAGTGCGGGCGCCTGGTGCTCAGTCGCTGGCTCATGCCCTGGCACACAACACCAACCTTGTCTCCCTCAACCTCCACCTCAACTGCATTGAGGACGAGGGTGGCCAAGCAATTGCCCACGCCCTGGAGACCAACAAGTGCCTCACCACGCTGCACCTCGGAGGCAATGAGCTGTCTGAGCCCACAGCCACACTCCTGTCCCAGGTGCTCCCCGTCAACACCACACTCATCAGCCTCAACCTCTCCTGCAACCACATCGGGCTG gaTGGCGGGAAGCAGCTCCTGGAAGGCATGTCAGACAACAAGACCATCCTGGAGTTTGACTTGCGTCTGTCAGATGTATCCCAGGAGAGCGAATACCTCATTGGCCAGGCTCTGCATGCCAACCGAGAGGCCACCCGCCAGCGGACCCTGAGTCCTGGCTACTTCATGGCACCCATCACTAACAACAGTACTGAGAATTCCGTAGGCTAA
- the Tmem151b gene encoding transmembrane protein 151B produces MSPPGSAAGESAGGGGGGGVSGVPEEPMAAADEGPAREEQRPIQPSFTKSLCRESHWKCLLLSLLMYGCLGAVAWCHVTTVTRLTFSSAYQGNSLMYHDSPCSNGYVYIPLAFLLMLYAVYLVECWHCQARHELQHRVDVSSVRERVGRMQQATPCIWWKAISYHYVRRTRQVTRYRNGDAYTTTQVYHERVNTHVAEAEFDYARCGVRDVSKALVGLEGAPATRLRFTKCFSFASVEAENAYLCQRARFFAENEGLDDYMEAREGMHLKNVDFREFMVAFPDPTRPPWYACSSAFWAAALLTLSWPLRVLAEYRTAYAHYHVEKLFGLEGPGSASSAGGGLSPSDELLPPLTHRLPRVNTVDSTELEWHIRSNQQLVPSYSEAVLMDLAGLGARCGGAGGGGYAPTCRYGGVGGPGAAGVAPYRRSCEHCQRAVSSSSIFSRSALSICASPRAGQGPGASAGCGGSRFSLGRLYGSRRSCLWRSRSGSVNEASCPTEQTRLSSQASMRDDEDEDDEEEAGPPPPYHDALYFPVLIVHRQEGCLGHSHRPLHRHGSCVETSL; encoded by the exons ATGTCCCCCCCTGGCTCGGCCGCGGGAGAGAgcgccggcggcggcggcggcggtggcgtcTCCGGGGTCCCAGAGGAGCCCATGGCAGCGGCGGACGAGGGCCCCGCCCGAGAGGAG CAACGACCCATCCAGCCCTCTTTCACCAAATCTCTCTGCCGTGAGTCCCATTGGAAGTGCCTCCTGCTCTCGCTGCTCATGTACGGCTGCCTGGGGGCAGTGGCTTGGTGCCACGTCACCACAGTGACCCGCCTCACCTTCAGCAGCGCCTACCAGGGCAATAGCCTCATGTACCATGACAGCCCCTGCTCCAACGGCTATGTCTACATCCCCCTGGCTTTCCTGCTCATGTTGTACGCGGTCTACCTGGTGGAGTGTTGGCACTGCCAAGCCCGCCACGAGTTGCAGCACCGAGTGGATGTGAGCAGTGTTCGGGAGCGTGTGGGCCGTATGCAGCAGGCCACCCCCTGCATCTGGTGGAAGGCCATCAGCTATCACTATGTGCGACGAACCCGGCAGGTCACCCGATACCGCAATGGAGATGCCTACACTACCACCCAG GTCTACCACGAGCGTGTCAACACACACGTGGCGGAGGCCGAATTCGACTACGCGCGCTGTGGCGTCCGGGACGTGTCCAAGGCACTGGTGGGGCTGGAGGGCGCGCCGGCCACGCGGCTGCGCTTCACCAAGTGCTTCAGCTTCGCCAGCGTGGAGGCGGAGAACGCATACCTGTGCCAGCGCGCGCGCTTCTTCGCCGAGAACGAGGGCTTGGACGACTACATGGAGGCGCGAGAGGGCATGCATCTTAAGAACGTGGACTTCCGCGAGTTCATGGTGGCCTTTCCCGACCCGACCCGGCCACCCTGGTATGCCTGCTCATCTGCCTTCTGGGCAGCAGCGCTGCTTACGCTGTCTTGGCCGCTGCGCGTGCTGGCCGAGTATCGCACGGCGTACGCGCACTACCACGTGGAGAAGCTCTTCGGTCTGGAGGGGCCAGGCTCGGCCAGCAGCGCGGGCGGTGGCCTGAGTCCCAGCGACGAGCTGCTGCCGCCGCTCACTCATCGCCTGCCGCGGGTCAACACGGTGGACAGCACCGAGCTCGAGTGGCACATCCGTTCCAACCAGCAGCTGGTACCCAGCTACTCGGAAGCGGTGCTCATGGACCTGGCCGGGCTGGGCGCGCGCTGCGGCGGGGCAGGGGGCGGTGGCTACGCGCCCACGTGTCGCTACGGCGGAGTGGGTGGCCCGGGCGCCGCGGGCGTGGCCCCGTACCGGCGAAGCTGCGAGCACTGTCAGCGAGCGGTCAGCAGCTCGTCCATCTTCTCGCGCAGTGCGCTGAGTATCTGCGCCAGCCCGCGGGCCGGCCAGGGGCCTGGAGCCAGTGCTGGGTGCGGGGGCAGCCGCTTCTCGCTCGGTCGCCTCTACGGCTCCCGGCGCAGCTGCCTGTGGCGCAGCCGGAGCGGGAGTGTCAACGAGGCGAGCTGCCCCACGGAGCAGACGCGGCTGTCGAGCCAGGCCAGTATGCGGGACGACGAGGACGAGGACGACGAGGAGGAGGCCGGGCCACCGCCGCCCTACCACGACGCCCTCTACTTCCCGGTCCTTATCGTCCATCGTCAGGAGGGGTGTCTGGGCCACAGTCACCGACCACTGCACCGCCATGGCTCCTGCGTGGAGACCTCACTGTGA